In Methanooceanicella nereidis, one DNA window encodes the following:
- a CDS encoding DUF4097 family beta strand repeat-containing protein → MIDKVILAALGIIALLFVLVVLSGACAFCGLISTIPGPQYGWEGPTDYREDAGSHAVADNVTIDVYTFNGNVELMETNGSNIDVKVKIRAPEGRLDEIDSDIRFTGTNDTLNLNVEVNKDFTGLTGRYGADVYVYMPENAMYELNLMTSNGRITVGEFNGSSLVAGTSNGAVDILGGSYGILDVSTSNGAINAKYDSGDADFKTSNGAIDIDTKQSLGRLEATTSNGRISIRMPENASFSIDADTSNGYIDHEMPLTVTFNRDSHIIGYTEGFTTGLEIYLRTSNGNIRIMY, encoded by the coding sequence ATGATAGATAAAGTGATACTCGCGGCCCTGGGCATCATTGCCCTGTTATTTGTATTGGTCGTGCTGTCAGGCGCATGTGCTTTCTGCGGCCTGATAAGTACTATACCAGGGCCCCAGTATGGCTGGGAGGGCCCCACGGACTATAGAGAGGATGCGGGCAGCCATGCAGTAGCGGATAATGTGACGATCGACGTGTACACGTTTAACGGTAATGTGGAGCTGATGGAGACCAACGGAAGCAACATCGACGTAAAGGTCAAGATCAGGGCCCCTGAAGGCCGTCTCGACGAGATCGATTCGGACATACGATTCACCGGTACGAACGACACCCTGAACCTTAATGTCGAAGTGAACAAAGATTTCACAGGCCTCACAGGAAGGTACGGTGCAGATGTTTACGTTTATATGCCGGAAAACGCCATGTACGAACTAAACCTGATGACCTCTAACGGCCGAATTACTGTCGGGGAGTTTAACGGAAGCAGTCTTGTAGCGGGAACGAGCAATGGAGCAGTCGACATCCTGGGCGGCAGCTATGGCATACTGGATGTCAGCACCAGTAACGGGGCCATCAACGCAAAATATGATTCGGGTGATGCGGACTTTAAGACCTCGAACGGCGCTATTGACATAGACACAAAGCAGTCCTTGGGCCGCCTTGAAGCGACCACTTCTAACGGCCGCATAAGCATAAGGATGCCGGAGAACGCCAGTTTCTCTATCGATGCGGATACTTCGAACGGCTATATAGATCATGAGATGCCATTGACGGTCACGTTCAACAGGGACAGCCATATCATAGGATACACTGAAGGGTTCACTACCGGTCTCGAAATATATCTCAGGACTTCGAATGGCAATATCAGGATAATGTACTGA